From Vogesella sp. XCS3, the proteins below share one genomic window:
- a CDS encoding HIT domain-containing protein yields MSDCIFCKIAKGEIPAKKAYEDDDVVVFHDINPKADVHLLLIPKLHVESLAQCDIRHQQILGKLLLLAPVLAAEHGLAEGFKTAINTGVGGGQEVFHLHVHVYGNR; encoded by the coding sequence ATGAGTGACTGTATTTTCTGCAAAATCGCCAAAGGCGAGATCCCGGCGAAGAAAGCTTACGAAGACGACGACGTGGTGGTGTTTCACGACATCAACCCCAAGGCGGACGTGCACTTGTTGCTGATCCCCAAACTGCATGTAGAATCGCTGGCGCAGTGCGATATCCGCCATCAGCAGATACTGGGCAAGCTGCTGCTGCTGGCGCCGGTACTGGCGGCCGAGCACGGCTTGGCAGAAGGTTTCAAGACGGCCATCAACACCGGTGTTGGTGGTGGCCAGGAAGTTTTCCACCTGCACGTACAC
- the hisI gene encoding phosphoribosyl-AMP cyclohydrolase, producing the protein MTTLNWLDEVKWDDKGLVVAIAQDAHTGRVLMVAYMNRESLQLTAETGIAHYWTRSRQKLWKKGEESGHTQAVKELRLDCDGDVITMQIEQAGGIACHTGRESCFFRVWRDGQWVVTDEVLKDPHAIYHQH; encoded by the coding sequence ATGACTACGCTGAATTGGCTGGATGAAGTGAAGTGGGACGACAAGGGCCTGGTGGTCGCCATTGCCCAGGATGCGCACACTGGCCGCGTACTGATGGTGGCCTATATGAACCGCGAGTCGCTGCAACTGACTGCCGAAACCGGTATCGCCCATTACTGGACGCGCTCGCGCCAGAAACTGTGGAAAAAGGGCGAGGAGTCCGGCCACACACAGGCGGTGAAAGAGCTGCGGCTGGATTGCGACGGTGACGTCATCACCATGCAGATTGAACAAGCAGGCGGCATCGCCTGTCATACCGGGCGCGAGAGCTGCTTCTTCCGCGTCTGGCGCGATGGCCAGTGGGTGGTGACCGATGAGGTGCTGAAAGACCCGCACGCCATCTACCATCAGCACTAA
- the hisF gene encoding imidazole glycerol phosphate synthase subunit HisF, producing the protein MSLAKRIIPCLDVTAGRVVKGVNFVGLRDAGDPVEIAKRYNEQGADELTFLDITASSDDRDLILHVIESVAEQVFIPLTVGGGVRQVADIRRLLNAGADKVSINTAAVTNPDLVKEAADKFGSQCIVVAVDAKAVTPENDRWEIFTHGGRKPTGLDAVEWAARMAEYGAGEILLTSMDRDGTKIGFNLPLTRAVSDAVPIPVIASGGVGNLQHLVEGVTLGKADAVLAASIFHFGEYTVRQAKEAMRAAGIEVRL; encoded by the coding sequence ATGTCTCTAGCCAAACGTATCATCCCCTGCCTCGACGTGACTGCCGGTCGCGTGGTGAAGGGTGTCAATTTTGTCGGCCTGCGCGACGCCGGTGACCCGGTAGAAATCGCCAAACGTTACAACGAACAAGGCGCCGACGAGCTCACTTTCCTCGATATTACCGCCAGCTCCGACGACCGCGACCTTATCCTGCACGTGATCGAATCCGTCGCCGAGCAGGTGTTCATCCCGCTGACCGTGGGTGGCGGTGTGCGCCAGGTGGCCGATATCCGCCGCCTGCTGAACGCCGGTGCCGACAAGGTCAGCATCAATACCGCAGCGGTGACCAACCCCGACCTGGTGAAAGAGGCGGCCGACAAGTTTGGCAGCCAGTGCATCGTGGTGGCGGTGGACGCCAAGGCGGTGACGCCGGAAAACGACCGCTGGGAAATCTTTACCCACGGCGGGCGCAAACCGACCGGCCTGGACGCGGTGGAATGGGCCGCGCGTATGGCCGAATATGGCGCCGGCGAGATTCTGCTCACCAGCATGGACCGTGACGGTACCAAGATCGGCTTCAACCTGCCGCTGACCCGTGCTGTGTCGGATGCGGTGCCGATTCCGGTGATTGCCTCCGGTGGTGTGGGCAACCTGCAGCATCTGGTGGAAGGCGTGACGCTGGGCAAGGCCGATGCGGTACTGGCGGCCAGCATTTTCCACTTTGGCGAATACACGGTGCGCCAGGCCAAAGAAGCCATGCGCGCCGCCGGCATTGAAGTCCGTCTGTGA
- a CDS encoding phosphoribosyl-ATP diphosphatase yields MNATEIFKNIGDTLEARKEASPSSSYVASLLHKGEDAILKKVAEEAAEVLMASKDKDRLHLVREVADLWFHSMVLLAHHGLRAEDVVMELKRREGISGIDEKASRTQG; encoded by the coding sequence ATGAACGCGACAGAAATTTTCAAGAATATCGGTGATACGCTGGAGGCCCGCAAGGAAGCCAGCCCGTCTTCTTCCTATGTAGCGTCGCTGCTGCACAAGGGCGAAGACGCCATCCTGAAAAAGGTGGCGGAAGAGGCGGCCGAGGTACTGATGGCCTCCAAAGACAAGGACCGCCTGCACTTGGTGCGCGAGGTGGCTGACCTGTGGTTCCATTCCATGGTGCTGCTGGCCCATCACGGCCTGCGCGCCGAAGATGTGGTGATGGAGCTCAAGCGCCGCGAAGGTATTTCCGGCATTGATGAAAAAGCGTCGCGCACGCAAGGCTGA
- the hisA gene encoding 1-(5-phosphoribosyl)-5-[(5-phosphoribosylamino)methylideneamino]imidazole-4-carboxamide isomerase has product MLLIPAIDLKDGQCVRLKQGVMSDATVFSDDPVKVALHWRDQGARRLHLVDLNGAFAGKPKNLSVIRDILAAVGDDMPVQLGGGIRDLDTIEKYFDLGLKYVIIGTAAVKNPGFLHDACDAFPGQVIVGLDAKDGMVAIDGWAKVTAHNVIDLAKRFEDYGVNSVIYTDIGRDGMMNGVNIEATVKLAQALTVPVIASGGLTDLEDVRKLCEVEAEGIEGAITGRAIYEGSIDFAAAQDLADELSEA; this is encoded by the coding sequence ATGCTGCTGATACCCGCTATCGACCTCAAGGACGGTCAATGCGTACGCCTGAAACAAGGCGTAATGAGTGATGCCACCGTATTTTCCGACGACCCAGTGAAAGTTGCGCTGCATTGGCGCGACCAAGGTGCCCGTCGCCTTCATCTGGTGGATCTGAACGGTGCCTTTGCTGGCAAACCGAAAAATCTGTCGGTCATCCGCGACATTCTGGCTGCCGTCGGTGACGACATGCCAGTACAACTGGGTGGTGGTATCCGCGATCTGGACACCATCGAAAAGTACTTCGATCTGGGCCTGAAATACGTGATTATCGGCACCGCAGCGGTGAAAAACCCCGGCTTCCTGCACGATGCGTGCGATGCCTTCCCTGGCCAGGTGATTGTGGGCCTGGACGCCAAGGACGGCATGGTCGCCATTGATGGCTGGGCCAAAGTTACCGCCCATAACGTGATCGATTTGGCCAAGCGCTTTGAAGACTACGGCGTGAATTCGGTGATTTACACCGACATCGGCCGCGACGGCATGATGAACGGCGTCAATATCGAAGCCACCGTCAAGCTGGCGCAGGCGCTGACCGTACCGGTGATCGCCTCCGGCGGCCTCACCGACCTGGAAGACGTACGCAAGCTGTGCGAGGTGGAAGCCGAAGGCATCGAAGGTGCCATCACCGGCCGTGCCATCTACGAAGGCAGCATCGATTTTGCTGCCGCACAGGACCTGGCCGACGAACTGTCCGAGGCCTAA
- the hisH gene encoding imidazole glycerol phosphate synthase subunit HisH, with translation MKVAVIDYGMGNLHSVLKSVQYVNDIGADIFLTSDPQRVVSADKVIFPGQGAMPDCMRELNAYGLADAVRETTRTKPFFGICVGAQLLFDHSEEGDTPGLGIFPGQVKRFAANLLDAQGERLKVPHMGWNRVFQQRAHPLFAGIEDGERFYFVHSYHFAPASSAITLAESEYPERFSCIVGDGNIFATQFHTEKSHRAGLQMMKNFLAWDGTV, from the coding sequence ATGAAAGTAGCCGTTATCGATTACGGCATGGGCAACCTGCACTCGGTGCTCAAGTCCGTCCAGTACGTCAACGACATCGGCGCCGACATCTTCCTGACCTCCGACCCGCAGCGGGTGGTGAGCGCCGACAAGGTGATCTTTCCCGGCCAGGGCGCCATGCCGGACTGCATGCGCGAGCTCAACGCTTACGGCCTGGCCGATGCCGTGCGCGAAACCACCCGCACCAAGCCGTTCTTTGGTATCTGCGTGGGCGCCCAGCTGCTGTTTGACCATAGCGAAGAAGGCGATACGCCCGGGCTGGGTATTTTCCCGGGGCAGGTAAAACGCTTTGCGGCCAACTTGCTGGATGCGCAGGGCGAGCGCCTGAAGGTGCCGCATATGGGCTGGAACCGCGTGTTCCAGCAGCGTGCGCACCCGCTGTTTGCCGGCATCGAAGACGGCGAACGTTTCTATTTTGTGCACAGTTACCACTTTGCACCGGCCAGCAGCGCCATCACGCTGGCCGAAAGCGAGTATCCCGAACGGTTTTCCTGTATTGTCGGTGATGGCAATATATTCGCCACCCAGTTCCACACCGAAAAGAGCCACCGCGCCGGTCTTCAGATGATGAAGAACTTCCTGGCGTGGGACGGCACTGTTTAA